One Nicotiana sylvestris chromosome 12, ASM39365v2, whole genome shotgun sequence genomic window carries:
- the LOC104220682 gene encoding uncharacterized protein, whose amino-acid sequence MVKTSKIVPQKEKASSSSTSRSSVDKALALHEIVPVTCVLKKDFNVENPPAVPGRCIGDISKMRPSPSREETKSPIPKAGKDNNRKRVSKPEDPQDKKAPARRLRKRFAHVDVDPAHDSLDDEENDGEESALVHRTRKPIETIRPSELETATQSEGNRKKDSGKAPASPEVEIVPPPSTNILERVSAEALEANENAPSEELGAMTIGHSLSLPTYSEEAIEEANALRMLDPSKVLNEDPFQSCFAGDIVKFRAELSQCEAELRKVSGEEKALRLLYDQKEEELKDLRAELAKARQNETELDEQVTMNLTEYGLLGLASEANTLMSQLQQKLEMIGQLQGEVDQIRADCHEWKKNMDQLAADKEAVTAQLTSAETQLQGLKVKGMAQAKKIEELEAELARARAKAVQAKAEAEKTKVAADKSIVARREILEEIHARGFNLAEEIAEAKTHETDARFLIFSDDEDVASGSGDGEGEKDVPKGEEAPKDKAVEDVVPEYGAPEDVTIKKD is encoded by the exons ATGGTGAAAACTTCCAAAATAGTCCCTCAAAAGGAAAAAGCATCGTCTTCTTCCACTTCCCGATCGTCCGTTGATAAAGCGCTGGCCCTCCATGAGATTGTTCCGGTCACCTGCGTCTTAAAGAAGGACTTCAATGTCGAGAACCCACCTGCAGTACCTGGACGAT GCATAGGAGATATCTCTAAAATGAGGCCATCCCCGTCCAGGGAAGAGACCAAGTCCCCGATCCCTAAAGCGGGGAAAGACAACAATAGAAAGAGGGTTTCGAAGCCCGAAGACCCTCAAGATAAGAAAGCCCCAGCTCGAAGGTTGCGGAAGAGATTTGCTCATGTGGACGTAGATCCGGCCCACGATTCCCTGGATGACGAAGAGAATGATGGTGAAGAGTCGGCTCTGGTGCATCGAACTAGGAAACCAATCGAGACCATCAGGCCCTCGGAGCTAGAGACCGCAACCCAAAGTGAGGGAAACCGAAAGAAAGACTCGGGAAAGGCCCCCGCGTCCCCGGAGGTTGAGATTGTTCCTCCGCCTTCAACAAATATACTGGAGAGGGTGAGTGCGGAAGCCCTCGAAGCTAATGAGAATGCCCCGAGTGAAGAGCTCGGGGCCATGACAATAGGTCACTCCCTTTCTTTGCCAACTTATTCCGAGGAAGCAATTGAAGAAGCTAATGCTCTGCGCATGCTCGATCCGAGCAAGGTCCTCAACGAAGATCCTTTTCAGAGTTGCTTTGCTGGG GACATCGTCAAGTTTAGAGCCGAGCTGAGCCAATGTGAGGCAGAGCTTAGGAAGGTTTCAGGTGAAGAGAAGGCACTGAGGCTCCTCTATGACCAAAAGGAGGAAGAGCTTAAGGACCTTCGGGCTGAATTGGCCAAAGCTCGACAAAATGAGACTGAGCTAGATGAGCAAGTAACTATGAATTTAACAGAGTATGGCCTTCTTGGCCTTGCTTCGGAGGCTAATACTTTGATGTCTCAGTTGCAGCAGAAGCTGGAGATGATAGGGCAGCTTCAGGGCGAGGTTGATCAGATTAGGGCTGACTGCCATGAGTGGAAAAAGAACATGGATCAGCTAGCTGCCGATAAGGAAGCTGTTACAGCCCAACTAACCTCGGCTGAAACTCAACTCCAGGGCCTTAAAGTGAAAGGTATGGCCCAGGCCAAGAAGATTGAGGAGTTAGAGGCAGAGCTCGCTAGAGCCCGGGCCAAAGCTGTACAGGCCAAGGCTGAAGCTGAGAAGACGAAGGTTGCGGCTGATAAATCCATTGTC GCCCGGAGGGAGATTCTCGAAGAAATCCATGCCCGAGGGTTCAACCTTGCTGAAGAGATAGCCGAAGCAAAGACACATGAAACTGATGCAAGGTTTCTCATCTTTTCTGATGACGAGGACGTTGCGAGTGGCTCTGGTGATGGGGAAGGTGAAAAAGATGTTCCCAAGGGAGAGGAGGCTCCCAAAGACAAAGCTGTCGAAGATGTAGTTCCTGAGTATGGCGCTCCTGAGGATGTGACCATAAAAAAAGATTag